One Xylocopa sonorina isolate GNS202 chromosome 18, iyXylSono1_principal, whole genome shotgun sequence DNA segment encodes these proteins:
- the Ae2 gene encoding anion exchange protein Ae2 isoform X1, translated as MSEATANSSGKSFLQRASGKVRRWLLRFLRTSHPVDGHGSETGPELDEEMEKVFAMDTGEKFDVARLGSPTESAGSDRDRDRGPPSRYGDREFNQHRKKSYPHPHMPLKSLHSRSMRRHLSPEGSTEIGQEEENGQIPTGNGGGQEVDAMDNGLSPSSTDDAEALGSSESEAPISERAASGFSDSPTVGSPRVQFENIKEEDITAFKQDEAQNVAALGNHDEDRKCRRHQKHEHKRHHHKSRKYSLQEDPQWRKRSGAGLPDGPVLTRRVSVQPEEASTLQELDIDDLESHRSDDPRGMRRHKAAHVTVQIGRKKEGGIPHDTFKKMYDHSPHEVFVQLDELYGVGEEREWRETARWIKYEEDVEEGADRWGRPHVASLSFHSLLNLRRCLETGVVLLDLEEKDLPGLAYRVVEQMVIEELILPEDRPVVMRAMLLRHRHVHDHDRGFRFGGKRNYSSYTSLQSVCLEEEDAAREASENHVTQHNLNDTKPKIVSSNLALDSNHTVVDMKEELTYTSSNEDLKKSHNDYILKRIPAGAEATVVLVGAVDFLDQPTIAFVRLAEGVFIPSITEVTIPVRFMFTLLGPRNADLDYHEIGRSIATLMANTSFHKVAYKANERRELLSAINEFLDDSIVLPPGDWERQALLPFSELKAKSEAIRKRKAKALEEKSQPIRSEAAVKKALLAGEEEKKPPLDDDPLRRTKRPFGGLINDIKRRYPFYLSDFTDGVSSSCLAAAIFMYFAALCTAITFGGLMSDKTHDIIGISETLISGSWTGVVMALFSTQPLVIIGTTGPLLLFDESLYNFCLANELEFLTVRVYIGAWMGIIALAIACVEGSVLVRLFTRFTEEIFTGLISLLYIVETFIKLYNYFVKNPLLDEYSFIPETNETFYQQPLNVTEIKVVSPETGETIAIPLGKQQTLIPEHNAAGILINQPNTALMCTILCLGTFLGAYYLRIFRNSHYLGRSARRAFGDFGVPISIVVFALIDYLAEVKTEKLLVPEGLTPTLPGRSWIVSPAGLNKPIPLWMAMACIVPALLVYILVFMETQISELIIDKKERKLRKGNGYHMDIVVVCLMNVGCGLMGAPWCCAASVRSLTHVSAVTVMSRTHAPGDKPHIVEVKEQRVSALLVAVLIGVSVLMAPLLRRVPMSVLLGVFLYMGISSTNGVQLFDRVKLFFMPVKHHGTANYVRRVQTYKMHIFTLIQILCLAILWIVKSTRAALALPFFLILMIPLRAQMSHYFTAAELRALDSKGSEHEDEPDFYEEAPLPG; from the exons ATGTCCGAGGCTACCGCTAATTCCTCCGGGAAGTCGTTCCTCCAACGGGCGTCGGGGAAGGTCCGCCGCTGGTTACTGCGCTTCCTGCGGACAAGCCACCCG GTCGACGGTCATGGCTCGGAAACGGGACCGGAACTCGACGAGGAGATGGAAAAAGTTTTCGCGATGGACACCGGGGAGAAATTCGACGTAGCTCGACTCGGTTCGCCCACCGAGTCGGCTGGATCCGATCGAGATCGAGATCGAGGACCACCATCGCGATATGGAGATCGTGAATTCAATC AGCATCGAAAGAAAAGTTACCCTCACCCGCACATGCCTCTGAAGAGCCTTCATTCCAGATCTATGCGACGACACCTCTCACC CGAAGGATCCACAGAAATTGGCCAGGAGGAGGAGAACGGGCAAATTCCGACGGGGAATGGCGGTGGACAGGAAGTGGACGCGATGGACAACGGATTGTCTCCGTCGTCCACCGATGACGCGGAGGCCTTGGGCAGCAGCGAGAGCGAGGCGCCAATTTCGGAGAGGGCTGCTTCCGGTTTCAGCGACAGCCCCACCGTCGGCAGTCCTCGAGTACAATTCGAGAATATCAAGGAGGAGGACATAACCGCGTTCAAACAGGACGAGGCGCAGAACGTAGCCGCGCTTGGGAACCATGACGAGGATCGAAAGTGTCGAAGGCACCAGAAACACGAACACAA AAGACACCACCACAAGTCGCGGAAGTACTCGCTGCAAGAGGACCCGCAATGGAGGAAGCGATCGGGAGCTGGTCTCCCGGATGGGCCTGTGCTCACCAGGAGAGTGAGCGTGCAACCGGAAGAGGCGAGCACTTTGCAAGAGCTGGACATAGACGACCTGGAGTCGCACAGAAGCGACGATCCACGCGGCATGAGACGGCACAAGGCCGCGCACGTGACCGTGCAGATAGGCCGGAAGAAAGAGGGTGGTATACCCCACGACACTTTCAAGAAGATGTACGACCACTCGCCTCACGAGGTGTTCGTTCAACTGGACGAATTGTACGGTGTCGGGGAGGAAAGGGAGTGGAGAGAGACGGCCAGGTGGATCAAATACGAGGAAGACGTTGAGGAGGGCGCGGACAGATGGGGCAGGCCCCACGTAGCCTCTTTGAGCTTCCACTCGCTATTGAATCTCCGTAGATGCCTCGAGACAGGTGTGGTCCTGCTTGACCTCGAGGAGAAGGATCTGCCCGGGCTGGCGTACAGGGTAGTCGAGCAGATGGTGATCGAGGAGCTGATTCTACCGGAGGACCGGCCAGTGGTCATGAGAGCGATGCTGCTCAGGCACAGGCACGTTCACGATCACGATCGTGGATTCCGGTTCGGTGGCAAACGGAACTATTCGAGCTATACCAGCTTGCAG TCCGTCTGTCTGGAGGAAGAAGACGCTGCGCGGGAAGCCTCTGAGAACCATGTAACCCAACAT AACCTGAACGACACGAAACCGAAGATCGTGTCGTCGAACTTGGCCTTGGACAGCAACCACACGGTGGTCGATATGAAGGAGGAGCTGACGTACACGAGCAGCAACGAAGACCTGAAAAAGAGTCACAATGACTACATCCTGAAGAGGATCCCGGCTGGCGCCGAGGCGACGGTCGTGCTGGTCGGGGCGGTCGATTTCCTGGACCAACCGACCATCGCGTTCGTCAGACTCGCCGAGGGCGTGTTCATACCATCGATCACGGAAGTCACGATACCAGTAAGATTCATGTTCACGTTGCTGGGGCCAAGGAACGCTGATTTAGATTATCACGAAATCGGTAGATCGATCGCCACGCTGATGGCCAATACGTCGTTCCATAAAGTCGCATACAAAGCGAACGAGAGGCGCGAGCTTCTGTCCGCGATCAATGAGTTCTTGGACGACTCGATCGTTCTGCCTCCTGGCGATTGGGAGAGGCAGGCGTTGTTGCCCTTCAGCGAGCTGAAGGCGAAGAGCGAGGCCATCAGGAAACGGAAGGCCAAAGCGCTCGAGGAGAAGAGCCAACCGATTCGTAGCGAGGCTGCCGTCAAGAAAG CTCTTCTTGCTGGCGAGGAAGAGAAGAAACCACCACTCGACGACGATCCCCTTCGAAGGACCAAGCGTCCTTTCGGCGGTCTTATCAACGACATCAAGAGACGCTATCCTTTCTATCTTTCCGATTTTACCGATGGTGTGAGCTCGTCTTGCCTAGCTGCGGCAATCTTCATGTACTTTGCTGCTCTCTGCACGGCCATCACATTCGGCGGTCTGATGAGCGACAAGACGCACGACATTATTGGCATATCGGAGACGTTGATCTCTGGCTCGTGGACCGGGGTGGTAATGGCTCTGTTTTCCACGCAGCCGCTGGTCATCATCGGTACAACCGGTCCTTTATTGCTCTTCGACGAGAGTTTGTACAACTTTTGTCTGGCGAACGAGCTAGAGTTCTTAACCGTGAGAGTATACATTGGAGCGTGGATGGGTATCATAGCCCTGGCTATAGCCTGCGTCGAAGGATCCGTGCTCGTCAGACTGTTCACCCGTTTCACGGAAGAGATCTTCACGGGGTTGATCTCGCTTCTTTACATCGTCGAGACGTTTATCAAATTGTACAATTACTTCGTGAAGAATCCACTCCTCGACGAATACAGCTTCATCCCCGAGACGAACGAGACCTTTTACCAACAACCACTGAACGTAACAGAGATCAAGGTAGTTTCTCCAGAGACCGGTGAAACGATCGCCATTCCATTGGGCAAGCAGCAAACTCTGATACCAGAGCACAACGCCGCTGGGATATTGATCAATCAACCAAACACGGCCTTGATGTGTACCATTTTGTGTCTTGGTACATTCCTCGGTGCTTATTATTTGCGCATCTTCCGCAACAGCCATTACCTCGGGCGAAGCGCCAGAAGAGCCTTCGGTGATTTCGGGGTACCGATCAGTATCGTCGTGTTCGCGTTGATCGATTATCTGGCCGAGGTGAAAACGGAGAAACTATTAGTTCCGGAGGGTTTGACGCCGACTTTACCCGGGAGAAGTTGGATCGTATCACCCGCTGGGTTGAACAAACCTATCCCTCTATGGATGGCCATGGCTTGCATCGTGCCAGCGTTGCTAGTTTACATCCTTGTCTTCATGGAGACTCAAATTTCCGA GTTAATTATCGACAAGAAAGAACGAAAGCTGCGCAAAGGTAACGGCTATCACATGGATATAGTGGTGGTGTGCTTAATGAATGTTGGCTGTGGTTTAATGGGCGCCCCGTGGTGTTGCGCCGCCTCGGTGCGATCGTTAACGCACGTTTCCGCAGTGACGGTAATGTCTCGCACTCACGCTCCCGGAGATAAACCGCATATAGTCGAAGTGAAGGAGCAAAGAGTGAGCGCTTTGCTGGTCGCCGTGTTAATCGGTGTGAGCGTACTTATGGCGCCGCTTTTGCGACGCGTACCAATGTCCGTCCTTCTTGGGGTGTTTCTCTATATGGGTATATCATCGACGAACGGTGTGCAACTGTTCGATCGTGTGAAGTTGTTCTTCATGCCGGTGAAACATCACGGCACTGCTAATTACGTACGACGCGTGCAAACGTACAAAATGCACATCTTTACTCTCATACAGATTCTGTGCCTGGCTATACTGTGGATCGTGAAAAGCACCAGAGCCGCACTGGCGCTTCCGTTCTTCCTGATTCTCATGATACCCCTTCGTGCTCAGATGAGCCACTATTTCACCGCCGCAGAGCTACGGGCACTCGACAGCAAAGGATCGGAACACGAAGACGAGCCAGACTTCTACGAAGAAGCTCCGTTACCTGGTTAG
- the Ae2 gene encoding anion exchange protein Ae2 isoform X2: MSEATANSSGKSFLQRASGKVRRWLLRFLRTSHPVDGHGSETGPELDEEMEKVFAMDTGEKFDVARLGSPTESAGSDRDRDRGPPSRYGDREFNQHRKKSYPHPHMPLKSLHSRSMRRHLSPEGSTEIGQEEENGQIPTGNGGGQEVDAMDNGLSPSSTDDAEALGSSESEAPISERAASGFSDSPTVGSPRVQFENIKEEDITAFKQDEAQNVAALGNHDEDRKCRRHQKHEHKRHHHKSRKYSLQEDPQWRKRSGAGLPDGPVLTRRVSVQPEEASTLQELDIDDLESHRSDDPRGMRRHKAAHVTVQIGRKKEGGIPHDTFKKMYDHSPHEVFVQLDELYGVGEEREWRETARWIKYEEDVEEGADRWGRPHVASLSFHSLLNLRRCLETGVVLLDLEEKDLPGLAYRVVEQMVIEELILPEDRPVVMRAMLLRHRHVHDHDRGFRFGGKRNYSSYTSLQSVCLEEEDAAREASENHNLNDTKPKIVSSNLALDSNHTVVDMKEELTYTSSNEDLKKSHNDYILKRIPAGAEATVVLVGAVDFLDQPTIAFVRLAEGVFIPSITEVTIPVRFMFTLLGPRNADLDYHEIGRSIATLMANTSFHKVAYKANERRELLSAINEFLDDSIVLPPGDWERQALLPFSELKAKSEAIRKRKAKALEEKSQPIRSEAAVKKALLAGEEEKKPPLDDDPLRRTKRPFGGLINDIKRRYPFYLSDFTDGVSSSCLAAAIFMYFAALCTAITFGGLMSDKTHDIIGISETLISGSWTGVVMALFSTQPLVIIGTTGPLLLFDESLYNFCLANELEFLTVRVYIGAWMGIIALAIACVEGSVLVRLFTRFTEEIFTGLISLLYIVETFIKLYNYFVKNPLLDEYSFIPETNETFYQQPLNVTEIKVVSPETGETIAIPLGKQQTLIPEHNAAGILINQPNTALMCTILCLGTFLGAYYLRIFRNSHYLGRSARRAFGDFGVPISIVVFALIDYLAEVKTEKLLVPEGLTPTLPGRSWIVSPAGLNKPIPLWMAMACIVPALLVYILVFMETQISELIIDKKERKLRKGNGYHMDIVVVCLMNVGCGLMGAPWCCAASVRSLTHVSAVTVMSRTHAPGDKPHIVEVKEQRVSALLVAVLIGVSVLMAPLLRRVPMSVLLGVFLYMGISSTNGVQLFDRVKLFFMPVKHHGTANYVRRVQTYKMHIFTLIQILCLAILWIVKSTRAALALPFFLILMIPLRAQMSHYFTAAELRALDSKGSEHEDEPDFYEEAPLPG, translated from the exons ATGTCCGAGGCTACCGCTAATTCCTCCGGGAAGTCGTTCCTCCAACGGGCGTCGGGGAAGGTCCGCCGCTGGTTACTGCGCTTCCTGCGGACAAGCCACCCG GTCGACGGTCATGGCTCGGAAACGGGACCGGAACTCGACGAGGAGATGGAAAAAGTTTTCGCGATGGACACCGGGGAGAAATTCGACGTAGCTCGACTCGGTTCGCCCACCGAGTCGGCTGGATCCGATCGAGATCGAGATCGAGGACCACCATCGCGATATGGAGATCGTGAATTCAATC AGCATCGAAAGAAAAGTTACCCTCACCCGCACATGCCTCTGAAGAGCCTTCATTCCAGATCTATGCGACGACACCTCTCACC CGAAGGATCCACAGAAATTGGCCAGGAGGAGGAGAACGGGCAAATTCCGACGGGGAATGGCGGTGGACAGGAAGTGGACGCGATGGACAACGGATTGTCTCCGTCGTCCACCGATGACGCGGAGGCCTTGGGCAGCAGCGAGAGCGAGGCGCCAATTTCGGAGAGGGCTGCTTCCGGTTTCAGCGACAGCCCCACCGTCGGCAGTCCTCGAGTACAATTCGAGAATATCAAGGAGGAGGACATAACCGCGTTCAAACAGGACGAGGCGCAGAACGTAGCCGCGCTTGGGAACCATGACGAGGATCGAAAGTGTCGAAGGCACCAGAAACACGAACACAA AAGACACCACCACAAGTCGCGGAAGTACTCGCTGCAAGAGGACCCGCAATGGAGGAAGCGATCGGGAGCTGGTCTCCCGGATGGGCCTGTGCTCACCAGGAGAGTGAGCGTGCAACCGGAAGAGGCGAGCACTTTGCAAGAGCTGGACATAGACGACCTGGAGTCGCACAGAAGCGACGATCCACGCGGCATGAGACGGCACAAGGCCGCGCACGTGACCGTGCAGATAGGCCGGAAGAAAGAGGGTGGTATACCCCACGACACTTTCAAGAAGATGTACGACCACTCGCCTCACGAGGTGTTCGTTCAACTGGACGAATTGTACGGTGTCGGGGAGGAAAGGGAGTGGAGAGAGACGGCCAGGTGGATCAAATACGAGGAAGACGTTGAGGAGGGCGCGGACAGATGGGGCAGGCCCCACGTAGCCTCTTTGAGCTTCCACTCGCTATTGAATCTCCGTAGATGCCTCGAGACAGGTGTGGTCCTGCTTGACCTCGAGGAGAAGGATCTGCCCGGGCTGGCGTACAGGGTAGTCGAGCAGATGGTGATCGAGGAGCTGATTCTACCGGAGGACCGGCCAGTGGTCATGAGAGCGATGCTGCTCAGGCACAGGCACGTTCACGATCACGATCGTGGATTCCGGTTCGGTGGCAAACGGAACTATTCGAGCTATACCAGCTTGCAG TCCGTCTGTCTGGAGGAAGAAGACGCTGCGCGGGAAGCCTCTGAGAACCAT AACCTGAACGACACGAAACCGAAGATCGTGTCGTCGAACTTGGCCTTGGACAGCAACCACACGGTGGTCGATATGAAGGAGGAGCTGACGTACACGAGCAGCAACGAAGACCTGAAAAAGAGTCACAATGACTACATCCTGAAGAGGATCCCGGCTGGCGCCGAGGCGACGGTCGTGCTGGTCGGGGCGGTCGATTTCCTGGACCAACCGACCATCGCGTTCGTCAGACTCGCCGAGGGCGTGTTCATACCATCGATCACGGAAGTCACGATACCAGTAAGATTCATGTTCACGTTGCTGGGGCCAAGGAACGCTGATTTAGATTATCACGAAATCGGTAGATCGATCGCCACGCTGATGGCCAATACGTCGTTCCATAAAGTCGCATACAAAGCGAACGAGAGGCGCGAGCTTCTGTCCGCGATCAATGAGTTCTTGGACGACTCGATCGTTCTGCCTCCTGGCGATTGGGAGAGGCAGGCGTTGTTGCCCTTCAGCGAGCTGAAGGCGAAGAGCGAGGCCATCAGGAAACGGAAGGCCAAAGCGCTCGAGGAGAAGAGCCAACCGATTCGTAGCGAGGCTGCCGTCAAGAAAG CTCTTCTTGCTGGCGAGGAAGAGAAGAAACCACCACTCGACGACGATCCCCTTCGAAGGACCAAGCGTCCTTTCGGCGGTCTTATCAACGACATCAAGAGACGCTATCCTTTCTATCTTTCCGATTTTACCGATGGTGTGAGCTCGTCTTGCCTAGCTGCGGCAATCTTCATGTACTTTGCTGCTCTCTGCACGGCCATCACATTCGGCGGTCTGATGAGCGACAAGACGCACGACATTATTGGCATATCGGAGACGTTGATCTCTGGCTCGTGGACCGGGGTGGTAATGGCTCTGTTTTCCACGCAGCCGCTGGTCATCATCGGTACAACCGGTCCTTTATTGCTCTTCGACGAGAGTTTGTACAACTTTTGTCTGGCGAACGAGCTAGAGTTCTTAACCGTGAGAGTATACATTGGAGCGTGGATGGGTATCATAGCCCTGGCTATAGCCTGCGTCGAAGGATCCGTGCTCGTCAGACTGTTCACCCGTTTCACGGAAGAGATCTTCACGGGGTTGATCTCGCTTCTTTACATCGTCGAGACGTTTATCAAATTGTACAATTACTTCGTGAAGAATCCACTCCTCGACGAATACAGCTTCATCCCCGAGACGAACGAGACCTTTTACCAACAACCACTGAACGTAACAGAGATCAAGGTAGTTTCTCCAGAGACCGGTGAAACGATCGCCATTCCATTGGGCAAGCAGCAAACTCTGATACCAGAGCACAACGCCGCTGGGATATTGATCAATCAACCAAACACGGCCTTGATGTGTACCATTTTGTGTCTTGGTACATTCCTCGGTGCTTATTATTTGCGCATCTTCCGCAACAGCCATTACCTCGGGCGAAGCGCCAGAAGAGCCTTCGGTGATTTCGGGGTACCGATCAGTATCGTCGTGTTCGCGTTGATCGATTATCTGGCCGAGGTGAAAACGGAGAAACTATTAGTTCCGGAGGGTTTGACGCCGACTTTACCCGGGAGAAGTTGGATCGTATCACCCGCTGGGTTGAACAAACCTATCCCTCTATGGATGGCCATGGCTTGCATCGTGCCAGCGTTGCTAGTTTACATCCTTGTCTTCATGGAGACTCAAATTTCCGA GTTAATTATCGACAAGAAAGAACGAAAGCTGCGCAAAGGTAACGGCTATCACATGGATATAGTGGTGGTGTGCTTAATGAATGTTGGCTGTGGTTTAATGGGCGCCCCGTGGTGTTGCGCCGCCTCGGTGCGATCGTTAACGCACGTTTCCGCAGTGACGGTAATGTCTCGCACTCACGCTCCCGGAGATAAACCGCATATAGTCGAAGTGAAGGAGCAAAGAGTGAGCGCTTTGCTGGTCGCCGTGTTAATCGGTGTGAGCGTACTTATGGCGCCGCTTTTGCGACGCGTACCAATGTCCGTCCTTCTTGGGGTGTTTCTCTATATGGGTATATCATCGACGAACGGTGTGCAACTGTTCGATCGTGTGAAGTTGTTCTTCATGCCGGTGAAACATCACGGCACTGCTAATTACGTACGACGCGTGCAAACGTACAAAATGCACATCTTTACTCTCATACAGATTCTGTGCCTGGCTATACTGTGGATCGTGAAAAGCACCAGAGCCGCACTGGCGCTTCCGTTCTTCCTGATTCTCATGATACCCCTTCGTGCTCAGATGAGCCACTATTTCACCGCCGCAGAGCTACGGGCACTCGACAGCAAAGGATCGGAACACGAAGACGAGCCAGACTTCTACGAAGAAGCTCCGTTACCTGGTTAG
- the Ae2 gene encoding anion exchange protein Ae2 isoform X7 gives MNFGYRPMGFDYRPDRYAQDFRRINQIKKRHHHKSRKYSLQEDPQWRKRSGAGLPDGPVLTRRVSVQPEEASTLQELDIDDLESHRSDDPRGMRRHKAAHVTVQIGRKKEGGIPHDTFKKMYDHSPHEVFVQLDELYGVGEEREWRETARWIKYEEDVEEGADRWGRPHVASLSFHSLLNLRRCLETGVVLLDLEEKDLPGLAYRVVEQMVIEELILPEDRPVVMRAMLLRHRHVHDHDRGFRFGGKRNYSSYTSLQSVCLEEEDAAREASENHVTQHNLNDTKPKIVSSNLALDSNHTVVDMKEELTYTSSNEDLKKSHNDYILKRIPAGAEATVVLVGAVDFLDQPTIAFVRLAEGVFIPSITEVTIPVRFMFTLLGPRNADLDYHEIGRSIATLMANTSFHKVAYKANERRELLSAINEFLDDSIVLPPGDWERQALLPFSELKAKSEAIRKRKAKALEEKSQPIRSEAAVKKALLAGEEEKKPPLDDDPLRRTKRPFGGLINDIKRRYPFYLSDFTDGVSSSCLAAAIFMYFAALCTAITFGGLMSDKTHDIIGISETLISGSWTGVVMALFSTQPLVIIGTTGPLLLFDESLYNFCLANELEFLTVRVYIGAWMGIIALAIACVEGSVLVRLFTRFTEEIFTGLISLLYIVETFIKLYNYFVKNPLLDEYSFIPETNETFYQQPLNVTEIKVVSPETGETIAIPLGKQQTLIPEHNAAGILINQPNTALMCTILCLGTFLGAYYLRIFRNSHYLGRSARRAFGDFGVPISIVVFALIDYLAEVKTEKLLVPEGLTPTLPGRSWIVSPAGLNKPIPLWMAMACIVPALLVYILVFMETQISELIIDKKERKLRKGNGYHMDIVVVCLMNVGCGLMGAPWCCAASVRSLTHVSAVTVMSRTHAPGDKPHIVEVKEQRVSALLVAVLIGVSVLMAPLLRRVPMSVLLGVFLYMGISSTNGVQLFDRVKLFFMPVKHHGTANYVRRVQTYKMHIFTLIQILCLAILWIVKSTRAALALPFFLILMIPLRAQMSHYFTAAELRALDSKGSEHEDEPDFYEEAPLPG, from the exons ATGAATTTCGGATACCGTCCAATGGGTTTCGATTATCGTCCGGATCGCTACGCCCAGGACTTCCGTCGAATCAACCAGATAAAAAA AAGACACCACCACAAGTCGCGGAAGTACTCGCTGCAAGAGGACCCGCAATGGAGGAAGCGATCGGGAGCTGGTCTCCCGGATGGGCCTGTGCTCACCAGGAGAGTGAGCGTGCAACCGGAAGAGGCGAGCACTTTGCAAGAGCTGGACATAGACGACCTGGAGTCGCACAGAAGCGACGATCCACGCGGCATGAGACGGCACAAGGCCGCGCACGTGACCGTGCAGATAGGCCGGAAGAAAGAGGGTGGTATACCCCACGACACTTTCAAGAAGATGTACGACCACTCGCCTCACGAGGTGTTCGTTCAACTGGACGAATTGTACGGTGTCGGGGAGGAAAGGGAGTGGAGAGAGACGGCCAGGTGGATCAAATACGAGGAAGACGTTGAGGAGGGCGCGGACAGATGGGGCAGGCCCCACGTAGCCTCTTTGAGCTTCCACTCGCTATTGAATCTCCGTAGATGCCTCGAGACAGGTGTGGTCCTGCTTGACCTCGAGGAGAAGGATCTGCCCGGGCTGGCGTACAGGGTAGTCGAGCAGATGGTGATCGAGGAGCTGATTCTACCGGAGGACCGGCCAGTGGTCATGAGAGCGATGCTGCTCAGGCACAGGCACGTTCACGATCACGATCGTGGATTCCGGTTCGGTGGCAAACGGAACTATTCGAGCTATACCAGCTTGCAG TCCGTCTGTCTGGAGGAAGAAGACGCTGCGCGGGAAGCCTCTGAGAACCATGTAACCCAACAT AACCTGAACGACACGAAACCGAAGATCGTGTCGTCGAACTTGGCCTTGGACAGCAACCACACGGTGGTCGATATGAAGGAGGAGCTGACGTACACGAGCAGCAACGAAGACCTGAAAAAGAGTCACAATGACTACATCCTGAAGAGGATCCCGGCTGGCGCCGAGGCGACGGTCGTGCTGGTCGGGGCGGTCGATTTCCTGGACCAACCGACCATCGCGTTCGTCAGACTCGCCGAGGGCGTGTTCATACCATCGATCACGGAAGTCACGATACCAGTAAGATTCATGTTCACGTTGCTGGGGCCAAGGAACGCTGATTTAGATTATCACGAAATCGGTAGATCGATCGCCACGCTGATGGCCAATACGTCGTTCCATAAAGTCGCATACAAAGCGAACGAGAGGCGCGAGCTTCTGTCCGCGATCAATGAGTTCTTGGACGACTCGATCGTTCTGCCTCCTGGCGATTGGGAGAGGCAGGCGTTGTTGCCCTTCAGCGAGCTGAAGGCGAAGAGCGAGGCCATCAGGAAACGGAAGGCCAAAGCGCTCGAGGAGAAGAGCCAACCGATTCGTAGCGAGGCTGCCGTCAAGAAAG CTCTTCTTGCTGGCGAGGAAGAGAAGAAACCACCACTCGACGACGATCCCCTTCGAAGGACCAAGCGTCCTTTCGGCGGTCTTATCAACGACATCAAGAGACGCTATCCTTTCTATCTTTCCGATTTTACCGATGGTGTGAGCTCGTCTTGCCTAGCTGCGGCAATCTTCATGTACTTTGCTGCTCTCTGCACGGCCATCACATTCGGCGGTCTGATGAGCGACAAGACGCACGACATTATTGGCATATCGGAGACGTTGATCTCTGGCTCGTGGACCGGGGTGGTAATGGCTCTGTTTTCCACGCAGCCGCTGGTCATCATCGGTACAACCGGTCCTTTATTGCTCTTCGACGAGAGTTTGTACAACTTTTGTCTGGCGAACGAGCTAGAGTTCTTAACCGTGAGAGTATACATTGGAGCGTGGATGGGTATCATAGCCCTGGCTATAGCCTGCGTCGAAGGATCCGTGCTCGTCAGACTGTTCACCCGTTTCACGGAAGAGATCTTCACGGGGTTGATCTCGCTTCTTTACATCGTCGAGACGTTTATCAAATTGTACAATTACTTCGTGAAGAATCCACTCCTCGACGAATACAGCTTCATCCCCGAGACGAACGAGACCTTTTACCAACAACCACTGAACGTAACAGAGATCAAGGTAGTTTCTCCAGAGACCGGTGAAACGATCGCCATTCCATTGGGCAAGCAGCAAACTCTGATACCAGAGCACAACGCCGCTGGGATATTGATCAATCAACCAAACACGGCCTTGATGTGTACCATTTTGTGTCTTGGTACATTCCTCGGTGCTTATTATTTGCGCATCTTCCGCAACAGCCATTACCTCGGGCGAAGCGCCAGAAGAGCCTTCGGTGATTTCGGGGTACCGATCAGTATCGTCGTGTTCGCGTTGATCGATTATCTGGCCGAGGTGAAAACGGAGAAACTATTAGTTCCGGAGGGTTTGACGCCGACTTTACCCGGGAGAAGTTGGATCGTATCACCCGCTGGGTTGAACAAACCTATCCCTCTATGGATGGCCATGGCTTGCATCGTGCCAGCGTTGCTAGTTTACATCCTTGTCTTCATGGAGACTCAAATTTCCGA GTTAATTATCGACAAGAAAGAACGAAAGCTGCGCAAAGGTAACGGCTATCACATGGATATAGTGGTGGTGTGCTTAATGAATGTTGGCTGTGGTTTAATGGGCGCCCCGTGGTGTTGCGCCGCCTCGGTGCGATCGTTAACGCACGTTTCCGCAGTGACGGTAATGTCTCGCACTCACGCTCCCGGAGATAAACCGCATATAGTCGAAGTGAAGGAGCAAAGAGTGAGCGCTTTGCTGGTCGCCGTGTTAATCGGTGTGAGCGTACTTATGGCGCCGCTTTTGCGACGCGTACCAATGTCCGTCCTTCTTGGGGTGTTTCTCTATATGGGTATATCATCGACGAACGGTGTGCAACTGTTCGATCGTGTGAAGTTGTTCTTCATGCCGGTGAAACATCACGGCACTGCTAATTACGTACGACGCGTGCAAACGTACAAAATGCACATCTTTACTCTCATACAGATTCTGTGCCTGGCTATACTGTGGATCGTGAAAAGCACCAGAGCCGCACTGGCGCTTCCGTTCTTCCTGATTCTCATGATACCCCTTCGTGCTCAGATGAGCCACTATTTCACCGCCGCAGAGCTACGGGCACTCGACAGCAAAGGATCGGAACACGAAGACGAGCCAGACTTCTACGAAGAAGCTCCGTTACCTGGTTAG